A genomic segment from Malus domestica chromosome 05, GDT2T_hap1 encodes:
- the LOC103419956 gene encoding uncharacterized protein isoform X1: protein MASTQNQSAHVDLFDAYFRRADLDPDGRISGNEAVAFFQCSGHPNRSFAQIDRMTTHHATLSLMERFREGRPLPAVLPSNVMLDLSNICQPANNYSNAGNVAWRPASGFQQQQLMPGPGARHMAPPAGGRPPKTVAPSHAEEKQQAN, encoded by the exons ATGGCGTCGACGCAGAACCAATCGGCGCATGTGGATCTCTTCGATGCGTATTTCCGACGGGCCGATTTGGACCCCGATGGCCGGATTAGTGGCAATGAAGCCGTCGCTTTCTTCCAGTGCTCTGGTCACCCAAACAGGTCCTTTGCgcag ATTGATAGAATGACTACCCATCATGCCACATTATCTTTGATGGAGCGGTTTAGGGAGGGACGCCCTCTTCCAGCAGTGCTACCAAGCAATGTTATGCTTGATTTATCCAATATTTGTCAACCTGCAAATAATTACTCCAATGCTGGCAATGTAGCCTGGAGACCTGCTTCTG GCTTTCAACAACAGCAACTGATGCCTGGTCCTGGTGCTCGGCACATGGCACCCCCAGCTGGAGGAAGGCCACCGAAGACAGTTGCTCCTTCTCATGCTGAGGAAAAGCAGCAGGCCAATTAG
- the LOC103419956 gene encoding uncharacterized protein isoform X2 encodes MASTQNQSAHVDLFDAYFRRADLDPDGRISGNEAVAFFQCSGHPNRSFAQIDRMTTHHATLSLMERFREGRPLPAVLPSNVMLDLSNICQPANNYSNAGNVAWRPASATDAWSWCSAHGTPSWRKATEDSCSFSC; translated from the exons ATGGCGTCGACGCAGAACCAATCGGCGCATGTGGATCTCTTCGATGCGTATTTCCGACGGGCCGATTTGGACCCCGATGGCCGGATTAGTGGCAATGAAGCCGTCGCTTTCTTCCAGTGCTCTGGTCACCCAAACAGGTCCTTTGCgcag ATTGATAGAATGACTACCCATCATGCCACATTATCTTTGATGGAGCGGTTTAGGGAGGGACGCCCTCTTCCAGCAGTGCTACCAAGCAATGTTATGCTTGATTTATCCAATATTTGTCAACCTGCAAATAATTACTCCAATGCTGGCAATGTAGCCTGGAGACCTGCTTCTG CAACTGATGCCTGGTCCTGGTGCTCGGCACATGGCACCCCCAGCTGGAGGAAGGCCACCGAAGACAGTTGCTCCTTCTCATGCTGA
- the LOC103408892 gene encoding disease resistance protein RPV1-like: protein MEIEKKEENRRKRNRSGDDDDTDCEGSKARRKDVVDIASSSSSTAAPADADDTKKYDVFISFRGEDTRRTFTSHLHAALREKKITTFIDNELKRGDKIEPALLKAIKESVISVIILSKDYASSTWCLDELVHILECERKHGQLVIPIFYETLPSHVRKQRRSYKVAFAQLEQRFQNSIDKVHKWRDALKNVANISGFVSKDYGTDADLVKKVVEDIWTKLCFASSCDLKGFVGIESRIEQVESLLGIHSSDACITVGIWGMGGIGKTTLAETIFHKLSSKFEASCFVKNVRENSEKADGLDHLEKTLLKEILKEEGLSIGAPGVRKRLSRTKVLIVLDDVSSSMQMERLAGDRLQYGTGSRIIITTRDRGIFGKTVDEDNIYEVEVLKPDDALELFCLRAFKNNSTRRTDYKELAEKVVAYAKGVPLALTVLGSLFFNCKSKEEWEDEFNKLKRFPNEDIHKVLRISYDRLRENEKEIFLDIACFHKGKSVVEVKRMLEVRGFFATSGIRILIEMSLISIDSEMGRETIEMHDLLQEMGWKIVQEQGIKDPGKRSRLFNDEDVCCVLSSITETPNVEAIESFNLQERSLKHVGFKKMSNLIMLIVGGGDVFTGYLDLPNSPDLLDLPNSLDLPNSLDFPNSLRYLEWKGYPLESLPSNFTPENLVELHMPHSEVKKLWKEEQILVNLQVIDLSFSSNLTEVPNLSGSLKIVKINLSWCKSLVEIPSYFQHLDKLTHLHLGGCSLKYLPEMPGNLKKLNLDMCYNVENLPEIWEPMEQLKSLSLRGTAVTELSSSICKLKCLESLDLSWCSRFSKFPEILKPMEHLVSLNLGRTAVEMLPSSIGNLNRLQDLDLIFCKQLKDVPTSIYSLTNLKRLSFYGCHRLEKLPSSSVGFLSLEELDLSFSGILEIPASIKQASRLSVLDLFSCDQLQSIPELPALCNVSAEGCTSLKKVSSSRTALTQGWDKPHYCFRVFTNCPELDNNSRSNIMDEAQITIMRMARKAPHNPWPQIKIACPGKEIPNWFSYQNEGSSVDIELCPDWFRTGLFGFALSLVVSWVSNMTNYPSRVKANFIVKFMGESHELFSSEYIIPGIRYDDSVDQHHVHVWNEAFRSEEVGKNCSPDVYKLAKEASVIFFCPRRMKVESCGICPLYAEDAEKFKLYAEETRQDDDSKGGGSSDESEANESD from the exons ATGGAAATagaaaagaaggaagagaacAGAAGAAAGAG GAATCGATCAGGAGACGATGATGATACCGATTGTGAGGGGAGCAAAGCAAGGAGAAAAG ATGTTGTGGATatcgcttcttcttcttcatccacTGCTGCTCCTGCTGATGCTGATGATACAAAAAAGTATGATGTGTTTATTAGTTTCAGAGGTGAGGACACCCGCCGTACTTTCACCAGCCACCTCCACGCTGCCTTACGTGAGAAAAAAATCACGACCTTTATTGATAACGAGCTTAAGAGAGGAGATAAAATCGAGCCTGCCCTTCTCAAAGCAATCAAGGAATCAGTGATTTCGGTGATCATTTTATCGAAAGACTACGCTTCTTCCACGTGGTGTTTGGATGAGCTTGTGCATATCCTAGAATGCGAGCGAAAACATGGCCAGTTGGTTATACCCATTTTTTACGAGACCCTTCCATCGCATGTACGAAAACAACGGAGGAGTTATAAGGTTGCATTTGCTCAACTTGAACAACGTTTCCAGAACAGCATCGACAAGGTGCACAAGTGGAGGGATGCTTTGAAGAATGTAGCAAATATATCTGGGTTTGTTTCAAAAGATTATGG GACGGATGCTGATTTAGTTAAGAAAGTTGTTGAAGATATTTGGACCAAATTGTGTTTTGCATCATCCTGCGATTTAAAGGGCTTTGTTGGAATTGAAAGCCGCATCGAGCAGGTCGAATCGCTATTAGGCATTCATTCATCGGATGCTTGCATCACTGTCGGTATTTGGGGCATGGGTGGTATTGGCAAGACCACCCTTGCTGAAACTATATTTCACAAACTCTCGTCTAAATTCGAAGCTTCTTGTTTTGTTAAGAATGTTAGGGAGAACTCAGAAAAAGCAGATGGACTAGATCACTTGGAAAAAACACTTCTTAAGGAGATATTAAAGGAAGAAGGTCTATCCATAGGAGCACCTGGTGTTCGAAAAAGGCTCAGCCGCACAAAGGttctcattgttcttgatgatgtGAGTAGTTCAATGCAAATGGAACGTTTAGCTGGCGATCGTCTTCAGTATGGCACTGGAAGTAGAATCATTATCACAACTAGAGATAGGGGCATATTTGGGAAAACTGTTGATGAGGATAATATCTATGAGGTTGAGGTACTAAAACCAGATGACGCTCTTGAGCTCTTCTGTTTGCGTGCTTTCAAGAATAACAGTACGCGTAGGACAGATTATAAGGAGTTGGCAGAAAAGGTGGTGGCTTATGCCAAAGGCGTTCCTTTAGCTCTTACAGTTCTGGGGTCCTTGTTCTTCAATTGCAAGAGCAAAGAAGAATGGGAAGATGAATTCAACAAATTGAAACGATTTCCCAATGAAGATATTCATAAAGTGTTGAGAATAAGTTATGATAGattgagagaaaatgaaaagGAGATATTTCTGGATATAGCATGTTTTCATAAAGGGAAGTCTGTGGTTGAGGTAAAACGAATGTTAGAAGTTCGTGGATTCTTTGCGACATCTGGAATTAGAATTCTCATTGAGATGTCTCTCATATCAATTGATTCAGAAATGGGAAGGGAAACCATAGAGATGCACGATTTGCTACAAGAAATGGGATGGAAAATTGTTCAAGAACAAGGTATTAAAGATCCTGGTAAACGGAGTAGGTTGTTCAATGATGAGGATGTCTGTTGTGTATTGAGCAGTATCACG GAAACTCCAAATGTTGAAGCCATAGAGTCGTTTAATCTTCAAGAGCGATCATTGAAACATGTAGGCTTCAAAAAGATGTCTAACCTAATAATGCTAATTGTGGGTGGTGGCGACGTATTCACCGGTTATCTAGACCTTCCCAATTCTCCAGACCTTCTAGACCTTCCCAATTCTCTAGACCTTCCCAATTCTCTAGACTTTCCCAATTCTCTTCGTTATCTTGAATGGAAAGGATATCCACTAGAATCTTTGCCATCAAATTTTACTCCGGAAAATCTAGTTGAGCTTCATATGCCACATAGCGAAGTTAAGAAGCTTTGGAAAGAAGAACAG ATACTTGTCAACTTACAAGTTATCGATCTGTCTTTCTCTAGTAATCTAACTGAAGTTCCAAATCTCTCTGGGAGTCTAAAAATTGTGAAGATAAATCTCAGTTGGTGTAAAAGTTTGGTTGAAATTCCTTCGTACTTTCAACATCTTGACAAGCTTACTCATCTTCATCTTGGAGGCTGCAGTCTCAAGTATCTTCCAGAGATGCCAGGAAATCTCAAGAAACTCAATCTTGATATGTGCTATAACGTTGAAAACCTCCCAGAGATTTGGGAGCCAATGGAACAGTTGAAGTCCTTAAGTTTAAGGGGAACAGCAGTTACAGAGCTATCCTCATCAATCTGTAAGTTGAAATGTCTTGAGAGTCTTGATCTCTCCTGGTGCTCTAGATTTTCCAAATTCCCTGAAATCTTGAAGCCAATGGAACATTTGGTGTCTCTTAATTTGGGGCGGACAGCTGTCGAAATGCTTCCTTCGTCTATTGGAAATCTAAATAGGCTTCAAGATTTAGACCTTATTTTCTGCAAGCAACTTAAGGATGTCCCAACAAGTATCTACAGTTTAACCAATCTTAAACGTCTCAGCTTTTATGGTTGTCATAGACTTGAAAAATTGCCTTCCAGCTCTGTCGGTTTTCTCTCTTTAGAAGAACTAGATCTCAGCTTCAGCGGTATATTGGAAATACCAGCAAGCATCAAACAAGCTTCTCGGTTGTCTGTACTCGACTTATTTTCGTGCGATCAGCTTCAATCTATACCAGAGCTCCCAGCGCTATGTAATGTTAGTGCTGAAGGCTGCACGTCGCTGAAGAAAGTGTCAAGTTCAAGGACAGCACTCACACAAGGTTGGGATAAACCTCATTATTGTTTCAGAGTTTTTACTAATTGCCCAGAATTGGATAATAATTCAAGGAGCAACATAATGGATGAAGCACAGATTACAATTATGCGAATGGCGAGGAAGGCGCCTCATAATCCCTGGCCTCAGATTAAGATTGCATGTCCAGGAAAAGAAATTCCAAATTGGTTCAGCTATCAAAATGAGGGATCTTCAGTAGACATCGAGCTTTGTCCAGATTGGTTTCGAACAGGTTTATTTGGTTTCGCTCTCTCTCTTGTTGTTTCTTGGGTTTCAAATATGACGAATTATCCCTCGAGGGTAAAAGCTAATTTCATTGTCAAATTCATGGGTGAAAGCCATGAACTGTTCAGTTCTGAGTACATTATCCCAGGCATAAGATACGACGACAGTGTTGACCAACATCACGTGCATGTGTGGAATGAGGCCTTTAGAAGTGAAGAGGTAGGAAAAAACTGCTCCCCTGATGTTTACAAACTTGCCAAAGAGGCCTCTGTTATCTTCTTCTGCCCGAGgagaatgaaggtggaaagctGTGGTATATGCCCATTGTATGCCGAAGATGCTGAGAAATTCAAATTGTATGCCGAAGAAACAAGACAAGATGATGATTCCAAAGGTGGTGGATCAAGTGATGAGTCTGAAGCAAATGAAAGTGATTAG